GCCCTCAAGGCCAAGGCCGAGCCGCTCTCGTACCTCGTCATCGACCGCACGTGGGCCGACGGCGACAAGGTGGTGCTCGACCTGCCGATGCGTCTGGCCGCCACGGTGTGGGAAAAAAACAAGGGGGCCGTGAGCGTCCGCCGCGGGCCCCTGGCGTTCTCCCTGCGGATCGGCGAGAAATGGGTCCGTTACGGCGGGACCGATGCGTGGCCGGCCATGGAGGTGCATCCGACGACCGCCTGGAACTACGGCCTGGAACTCGACCCGCAGAACCCCGACGCCTCCATCCGGGTGGTCAAGAAAGCGTGGCCCATCGCGGGGCTTCCGTTTGCCCTGGAGGCGGCGCCCGTTGAACTGCTGGCCAAGGCCCGCAAGATCCCCGAGTGGACGCTCGACCGCCACGACCTGGTCGCGGTGCTCCAGGCCAGCCCGGCCCGCACGGAGGAGCCCGTCGAGACGGTGACGCTCGTGCCGATGGGCTGGGCGCGGTTGCGGATCTCGGTCTTCCCGATGGTGAGCGATTCGCCCCAGGCCCAGAAGTGGGCCGAGGCTGCCGCCGCGCCGGCCTCCTCGCCTTGAGGCGGCGTGTGTCAACGCTTCGTGGGCGGGGCGAATCCCGAAAGGGAGCCTGAAATGAAAAGTCTTCGCGGCGCAAAGCGATGGGCGGGCCTGCTTGTCTTGGTTGCGCTCGGCCTCGCGGCGGGGTGCCGGGAGACGCCGACCGGTCCGTCTCCGGCGCCCGCGGCCGACGCGGAGGGATGGGAAAGCCTGTTCGATCCCGGCGCGCCGGGACTCGGCCGATGGGAGGTGACCCGGTTCGGCGGCCAGGGGGACGTGCGGGTCGAGGACGGCCGGATTATCCTTGGCATGGGCCCGGCGGACCTGACGGGCATCACGTGGACCGAGGATCCGTTGCGGATGAACTACGAGGTGGCGCTGGAGGCGATGCGGGTGGACGGGAGCGACTTTTTCTGCGGTCTGACGGTTCCCGTGCGGTATTCGTGCGTGACGCTCATCGTCGGCGGATGGGGCGGATCGCTGGTCGGTCTGTCGTCGTTCAACGACATGGACGCCTCGGAGAACGAGACGACGCGGATACTCTCGTTCGCCAACGGCCGGTGGTACCGGATTCGGATGCGCATCACGGAGACGAAGATCGAGGCGTGGATCGACGACGAGCAAGTCATCGACGCCGAGCCGGGCGAGCGGAAGATCTCCGTCCGTTCGGAGGTGGAACTTTCGCAGCCGCTCGGCATCGCGGCGTGGCGGACGAAGGCGGCCATTC
Above is a window of Planctomycetota bacterium DNA encoding:
- a CDS encoding DUF1080 domain-containing protein, translating into MKSLRGAKRWAGLLVLVALGLAAGCRETPTGPSPAPAADAEGWESLFDPGAPGLGRWEVTRFGGQGDVRVEDGRIILGMGPADLTGITWTEDPLRMNYEVALEAMRVDGSDFFCGLTVPVRYSCVTLIVGGWGGSLVGLSSFNDMDASENETTRILSFANGRWYRIRMRITETKIEAWIDDEQVIDAEPGERKISVRSEVELSQPLGIAAWRTKAAIRNIRVRSLPQ